One Streptomyces sp. NBC_01237 genomic region harbors:
- a CDS encoding TetR/AcrR family transcriptional regulator: protein MPRWESDAQGRLERAALELFETQGYERTSVAQIAGAAGLKERSFYRYFPDKREVLFAGNELEAHLVAQVEATDPGLTPIEALLTALGTAEEIFRPREFLLRRGRVIAANPALAERDLIKLADIADALAPALERRGVEPGTSRFIVDVVLAIHRRAMPRWLAEPDTTLAQLMAQAAAELREAVALPAPTAR from the coding sequence ATGCCGAGATGGGAATCCGATGCACAGGGCCGGCTCGAGCGCGCGGCGCTCGAGCTGTTCGAGACACAGGGGTACGAGCGCACCTCGGTCGCGCAGATCGCGGGCGCCGCCGGCCTGAAGGAGCGCTCCTTCTACCGATACTTCCCCGACAAGCGGGAAGTCCTCTTCGCCGGTAACGAACTCGAGGCCCACCTCGTCGCCCAGGTCGAGGCGACCGACCCGGGCCTCACGCCGATCGAGGCGCTGCTGACCGCGCTGGGAACCGCCGAGGAGATCTTCCGCCCGCGCGAGTTCCTGCTGCGCCGGGGAAGAGTGATCGCCGCCAACCCGGCACTGGCCGAGCGCGATCTGATCAAGCTCGCCGACATCGCCGACGCGCTGGCGCCGGCGCTCGAGCGCCGCGGCGTCGAGCCCGGCACGTCACGCTTCATCGTCGACGTGGTGCTGGCGATCCACCGGCGCGCCATGCCCCGCTGGCTAGCCGAGCCGGACACCACCCTCGCTCAGCTCATGGCCCAGGCCGCCGCCGAGCTGCGTGAGGCGGTCGCGCTGCCGGCTCCGACGGCCCGCTGA
- a CDS encoding NADP-dependent oxidoreductase produces MTTDAVITREIVMKALQFDRFGSPDVIVLRDVQQPEPGPGQIRIAVRACGLTPADWHVVDGLLADHLPPLPRGLGLEIAGTVDALGEGVIGVRTGDRVFGPATFDGPTAGAAEYALMPAWARIPDGVTVEQAAALPMAAETAWRALDDLGIQPGELLLVHGAGTTVGEAAVRFALHRGIRVIATAGQTRAAALEGIGAQVAAYGEGMAERVMALSGGHIDRALDAAPTGGRIDRADQPSPAGGSLPTLIELTGDPDRVLTVSDFAAAAELGVRTTTEIRYEQMDEFARLASEGILVVPVARTYTLDQIQEAAELSQSRRPGGKLMLVL; encoded by the coding sequence ATGACAACAGATGCTGTCATCACTCGGGAGATCGTCATGAAGGCTCTTCAGTTCGACCGGTTCGGGTCCCCAGACGTGATCGTGCTCCGCGACGTCCAACAGCCGGAGCCGGGACCCGGTCAAATCCGGATCGCCGTGCGGGCGTGCGGCCTGACACCGGCCGACTGGCACGTTGTCGACGGTCTCCTCGCCGACCATCTGCCGCCGCTGCCGCGCGGGCTCGGCCTCGAGATCGCGGGCACCGTCGACGCGCTCGGCGAGGGCGTCATCGGCGTCCGGACCGGCGACCGCGTGTTCGGCCCGGCCACCTTCGACGGTCCGACGGCCGGTGCTGCCGAGTACGCGCTGATGCCGGCCTGGGCACGTATCCCCGACGGCGTAACCGTCGAGCAGGCCGCCGCGCTGCCGATGGCGGCCGAGACGGCGTGGCGCGCGCTCGACGACCTCGGCATCCAGCCGGGTGAGCTGCTGCTCGTCCACGGCGCGGGCACCACCGTGGGTGAGGCGGCGGTGCGCTTCGCGCTGCACCGGGGTATTCGGGTGATAGCCACCGCCGGGCAGACCCGGGCAGCAGCTCTGGAAGGGATCGGCGCCCAGGTGGCTGCCTACGGCGAGGGCATGGCCGAACGCGTCATGGCACTATCCGGAGGCCACATCGATCGTGCCCTCGACGCGGCGCCGACCGGCGGCCGGATCGACCGCGCCGACCAGCCCAGCCCGGCCGGCGGTTCACTGCCGACGCTGATCGAGCTGACCGGGGACCCCGACCGTGTCCTCACCGTCTCGGACTTCGCCGCCGCGGCCGAGCTGGGCGTCCGGACCACCACCGAGATCCGCTATGAGCAGATGGACGAGTTCGCCCGGCTCGCCAGCGAAGGCATCTTGGTCGTACCGGTCGCCCGCACCTACACGCTCGACCAGATCCAGGAAGCGGCCGAGCTCAGCCAGTCTCGCCGACCCGGCGGCAAGCTCATGCTCGTCCTGTGA